One stretch of Enoplosus armatus isolate fEnoArm2 chromosome 1, fEnoArm2.hap1, whole genome shotgun sequence DNA includes these proteins:
- the LOC139286673 gene encoding LIM and senescent cell antigen-like-containing domain protein 1 isoform X2, translating into MLGVAGMTGSIANALASAACERCKSGFAATEKIVNSNGELYHEQCFVCAQCFQQFPEGLFYEFEGRKYCEHDFQMLFAPCCHQCGEFIIGRVIKAMNNSWHPDCFCCDICQAVLADVGFVKNAGRHLCRPCHNREKARGLGKYICQKCHAIIEEQPLIFKNDPYHPDHFNCNNCGKELTTEARELKGELYCLPCHDKMGVPICGACRRPIEGRVVNAMGKQWHVEHFVCAKCEKPFLGHRHYERKGLAYCETHYNQLFGDVCYHCNRVIEGDVVSALNKAWCVSCFSCSTCNTKLTLKNKFVEFDMKPVCKKCYEKFPLELKKRLKKLAESLGRK; encoded by the exons ATGCTGGGAGTGGCTGGAATGACGGGCAG CATTGCTAATGCCCTGGCCTCTGCGGCCTGTGAGCGATGTAAGAGTGGCTTTGCAGCGACTGAGAAGATTGTCAATAGTAATGGAGAGCTGTACCATGAGCAGTGCTTTGTGTGTGCCCAGTGTTTCCAACAGTTTCCAGAGGGACTCTTCTACGAG TTTGAAGGAAGAAAATATTGTGAACATGACTTCCAGATGCTGTTTGCCCCTTGCTGTCACCAATGTG GGGAGTTCATCATTGGTCGTGTCATTAAGGCCATGAACAATAGTTGGCACCCTGACTGCTTCTGCTGTGACATTTGCCAGGCTGTGCTTGCGGACGTGGGGTTTGTCAAAAATGCTGGCAG GCACCTGTGTCGCCCGTGCCATAACCGTGAGAAAGCCCGTGGCCTGGGCAAGTACATCTGCCAGAAGTGCCATGCCATCATTGAAGAGCAGCCACTGATCTTTAAGAATGACCCCTATCACCCAGACCACTTCAACTGCAACAACTGTGG GAAGGAATTGACGACTGAAGCCAGGGAATTGAAGGGAGAGCTCTACTGTTTGCCCTGCCATGACAAGATGGGTGTACCAATCTGTGGTGCCTGTAGGAGACCCATCGAGGGGCGTGTCGTCAATGCCATGGGCAAGCAGTGGCATGTGGAG cattttgtgtgtgcCAAATGTGAGAAGCCTTTCCTCGGTCATCGGCATTACGAGAGGAAGGGGTTGGCTTACTGTGAGACTCATTATAACCAg CTCTTTGGCGATGTGTGCTATCACTGCAACCGTGTGATTGAAGGCGATG TGGTGTCTGCTCTCAACAAGGCCTGGTGTGTCAGTTGTTTCTCATGTTCCACCTGCAACACAAAACTCACTCTCAA GAACAAGTTTGTTGAGTTTGACATGAAGCCTGTTTGTAAAAAGTGTTATGAGAAGTTTCCTCTGGAGCTGAAGAAAAGGCTCAAGAAGCTTGCTGAGTCCTTGGGACGCAAGTGA
- the LOC139286673 gene encoding LIM and senescent cell antigen-like-containing domain protein 1 isoform X1, with protein sequence MLGVAGMTGSIANALASAACERCKSGFAATEKIVNSNGELYHEQCFVCAQCFQQFPEGLFYEFEGRKYCEHDFQMLFAPCCHQCGEFIIGRVIKAMNNSWHPDCFCCDICQAVLADVGFVKNAGRHLCRPCHNREKARGLGKYICQKCHAIIEEQPLIFKNDPYHPDHFNCNNCGKELTTEARELKGELYCLPCHDKMGVPICGACRRPIEGRVVNAMGKQWHVEHFVCAKCEKPFLGHRHYERKGLAYCETHYNQLFGDVCYHCNRVIEGDVVSALNKAWCVSCFSCSTCNTKLTLKDKFVEIDLRPVCKHCYESMPEELKRRLARRERDAKDRKKKPAVCLNKFVEFDMKPVCKKCYEKFPLELKKRLKKLAESLGRK encoded by the exons ATGCTGGGAGTGGCTGGAATGACGGGCAG CATTGCTAATGCCCTGGCCTCTGCGGCCTGTGAGCGATGTAAGAGTGGCTTTGCAGCGACTGAGAAGATTGTCAATAGTAATGGAGAGCTGTACCATGAGCAGTGCTTTGTGTGTGCCCAGTGTTTCCAACAGTTTCCAGAGGGACTCTTCTACGAG TTTGAAGGAAGAAAATATTGTGAACATGACTTCCAGATGCTGTTTGCCCCTTGCTGTCACCAATGTG GGGAGTTCATCATTGGTCGTGTCATTAAGGCCATGAACAATAGTTGGCACCCTGACTGCTTCTGCTGTGACATTTGCCAGGCTGTGCTTGCGGACGTGGGGTTTGTCAAAAATGCTGGCAG GCACCTGTGTCGCCCGTGCCATAACCGTGAGAAAGCCCGTGGCCTGGGCAAGTACATCTGCCAGAAGTGCCATGCCATCATTGAAGAGCAGCCACTGATCTTTAAGAATGACCCCTATCACCCAGACCACTTCAACTGCAACAACTGTGG GAAGGAATTGACGACTGAAGCCAGGGAATTGAAGGGAGAGCTCTACTGTTTGCCCTGCCATGACAAGATGGGTGTACCAATCTGTGGTGCCTGTAGGAGACCCATCGAGGGGCGTGTCGTCAATGCCATGGGCAAGCAGTGGCATGTGGAG cattttgtgtgtgcCAAATGTGAGAAGCCTTTCCTCGGTCATCGGCATTACGAGAGGAAGGGGTTGGCTTACTGTGAGACTCATTATAACCAg CTCTTTGGCGATGTGTGCTATCACTGCAACCGTGTGATTGAAGGCGATG TGGTGTCTGCTCTCAACAAGGCCTGGTGTGTCAGTTGTTTCTCATGTTCCACCTGCAACACAAAACTCACTCTCAA AGATAAGTTTGTTGAAATTGACCTGAGGCCAGTGTGCAAGCACTGCTATGAGAGCATGCCGGAGGAGCTGAAACGCCGCCTGGCTCGACGTGAGCGTGATGCCAAAGACCGCAAGAAAaaacctgctgtctgtct GAACAAGTTTGTTGAGTTTGACATGAAGCCTGTTTGTAAAAAGTGTTATGAGAAGTTTCCTCTGGAGCTGAAGAAAAGGCTCAAGAAGCTTGCTGAGTCCTTGGGACGCAAGTGA